A DNA window from Trichocoleus desertorum ATA4-8-CV12 contains the following coding sequences:
- the murG gene encoding undecaprenyldiphospho-muramoylpentapeptide beta-N-acetylglucosaminyltransferase gives MNSPVEKPPLRLLIAASGTGGHLFPAIAVAEQLPDYKIEWLGVPNRLETQLVPAQYPLRTIPVEGFQQRLGLGTLKVLFRLISSIGQVRRLLKQGNFQGVLTTGGYIAGPSIIAARSLGLPVILHESNALPGKVTRWFSPWCTAVALGFESAAQYLPKAHNVYVGTPVRSQFRATADQPLEMSIPTDVPLIVVVGGSQGAVAVNRLVRQCAPAWLEAGAWIVHLTGDSDPEAQSLQHPHYFALPFYDNMAGLFQRATLAISRAGAGSLTELAITGTPSILIPYPFAAEDHQAHNAAIFAAAGAAQVCRQADLTPELLQTKVLELLRSPNLQDMATKTESLVVADSAEQLATLVRQLVEQKRQ, from the coding sequence ATGAATAGTCCTGTGGAAAAACCTCCCCTTCGATTACTGATTGCTGCGAGTGGCACTGGTGGTCACTTGTTCCCGGCGATCGCGGTAGCTGAGCAACTTCCCGACTACAAAATCGAGTGGTTAGGCGTACCGAATCGGCTCGAAACCCAACTGGTTCCGGCTCAGTATCCGTTGCGAACCATTCCAGTTGAAGGCTTTCAACAACGGCTAGGGCTGGGAACGCTAAAAGTTCTCTTCCGTCTCATTAGCTCAATTGGTCAAGTGCGGCGCTTACTCAAGCAAGGCAATTTTCAAGGCGTGCTCACAACAGGCGGCTATATTGCGGGCCCCAGCATTATTGCCGCGCGATCGCTGGGATTACCCGTGATTTTGCACGAGTCCAATGCTTTGCCAGGAAAAGTCACCCGCTGGTTTAGCCCTTGGTGTACGGCAGTTGCCCTCGGATTTGAAAGCGCAGCACAATATTTGCCCAAAGCCCACAATGTCTATGTCGGAACTCCAGTGCGATCGCAGTTCCGAGCCACAGCAGATCAGCCGCTAGAGATGTCTATTCCAACCGATGTTCCATTAATTGTGGTAGTGGGTGGTAGCCAGGGTGCAGTTGCAGTGAATCGGCTGGTGCGGCAATGTGCCCCCGCTTGGCTAGAGGCAGGTGCTTGGATTGTCCACCTTACAGGTGACAGCGATCCAGAGGCTCAAAGCTTGCAGCATCCACACTATTTCGCCTTGCCCTTTTATGACAACATGGCTGGATTGTTTCAGCGGGCTACCCTGGCAATTAGCCGAGCTGGAGCGGGTTCGCTGACGGAACTAGCCATCACAGGCACCCCCTCGATTTTGATTCCCTATCCCTTTGCTGCCGAAGACCACCAAGCACATAACGCGGCCATTTTTGCAGCGGCAGGAGCGGCCCAAGTGTGTCGCCAAGCAGACCTCACGCCAGAGCTGCTACAAACGAAAGTGTTGGAACTGTTGCGATCGCCCAATTTGCAAGATATGGCAACCAAGACAGAATCT
- a CDS encoding nuclear transport factor 2 family protein produces MRVKAGTWSLLGLLALGLTVVVAGGVRPVAVNAQSTPVAQATTTPAAPAPLKNLLAQIDAAANSQNLREVMKFYGPNFSHSDGLTRQGVEKALATLWKQYPQLNYRTELKSWKAEGKGFTAETVTYISGVQQLGERNLVLNTTLRSRQRLENQKIVRQEILAEETQLTTGEAPPRVEITLPEQVRPNQEYSFDAIVREPLGDSLLLGAAVEEPIKPNNYLNPASFNLELLSAGGIYKVGRAPARPEDRWISAVLVREDGMTIVTQRLRVVGQPVAAQPPKPSR; encoded by the coding sequence ATCCGGGTAAAAGCAGGGACTTGGTCGCTCCTAGGGTTGCTGGCGCTAGGGTTGACTGTTGTAGTGGCAGGGGGAGTCAGGCCCGTAGCAGTGAATGCCCAATCTACGCCCGTGGCACAAGCGACCACAACCCCAGCGGCACCAGCACCCTTGAAGAATTTGCTGGCTCAAATCGATGCAGCAGCGAATAGCCAAAATCTTCGGGAAGTGATGAAGTTTTATGGCCCGAACTTCAGCCACTCTGATGGTTTAACGCGCCAAGGGGTAGAGAAAGCGTTAGCTACGTTGTGGAAGCAGTATCCTCAACTCAACTACCGCACTGAATTGAAGTCTTGGAAGGCGGAAGGGAAAGGGTTTACAGCGGAAACTGTTACTTATATCAGCGGTGTGCAGCAGTTGGGTGAACGTAATTTGGTTTTGAATACGACGTTGCGATCGCGGCAACGATTGGAAAACCAAAAAATTGTGCGGCAAGAAATCCTAGCTGAAGAGACGCAGCTGACGACGGGAGAAGCGCCACCCCGCGTCGAAATTACGTTGCCAGAACAAGTGCGTCCGAACCAGGAATACAGCTTCGATGCGATCGTGCGCGAACCTCTAGGAGATAGCCTCCTGCTAGGAGCAGCGGTAGAAGAACCGATCAAGCCGAACAATTATCTCAACCCTGCTAGCTTCAATTTGGAGCTGCTATCGGCGGGAGGTATTTACAAAGTAGGTCGTGCGCCTGCTAGACCAGAAGATCGTTGGATCTCAGCGGTTTTGGTCAGAGAAGATGGCATGACGATTGTGACGCAACGGTTGCGGGTGGTGGGTCAGCCTGTTGCGGCTCAACCTCCCAAGCCTTCACGCTAA
- a CDS encoding SDR family oxidoreductase yields MVTIKDQVVLITGASSGIGAACARVFAEARTKLVLAARRRDRLEQLADELHQEFASEIHLLQLDVRDRPQVEAALQSLPEPWGNIDILVNNAGLSRGLDKLYEGDVQDWEEMIDTNIKGLLYVTRSVVPGMVARGRGHVINIGSIAGHQTYPNGNVYCGTKAAVRAISEGLKQDLLGTHVRVSSVDPGLVETEFSQVRFHGDTERAGKVYQGLMPLTPEDVADVVLFCATRPAHVNLSEVLLLPTDQSGPTLVHRRS; encoded by the coding sequence GTGGTGACGATTAAAGACCAAGTGGTTTTGATTACGGGGGCTAGTAGCGGCATTGGGGCTGCTTGTGCCAGAGTCTTTGCTGAGGCACGCACGAAGCTTGTGTTAGCGGCTCGTCGGCGCGATCGCCTGGAACAGTTGGCCGATGAGCTACATCAAGAGTTTGCCAGCGAAATTCATCTATTGCAGTTGGATGTGCGCGATCGCCCCCAAGTGGAAGCTGCCCTTCAATCGTTACCCGAACCTTGGGGCAATATTGATATTTTGGTCAACAATGCGGGCTTGAGTCGTGGCTTGGACAAGCTGTATGAAGGTGATGTGCAAGATTGGGAGGAGATGATCGATACCAATATCAAGGGATTGCTATACGTCACTCGCTCTGTGGTGCCTGGAATGGTAGCTAGGGGCCGAGGGCATGTGATTAATATTGGTTCGATCGCAGGACATCAGACTTATCCCAATGGCAATGTTTACTGTGGGACGAAAGCGGCGGTGAGGGCGATTTCGGAGGGGTTGAAGCAGGATTTGTTGGGTACGCATGTGCGGGTGAGTTCTGTTGATCCTGGGTTGGTAGAGACAGAATTTAGTCAGGTGCGGTTTCATGGAGATACGGAACGGGCGGGTAAGGTGTATCAGGGGTTGATGCCGCTTACGCCTGAGGATGTGGCGGATGTGGTGTTGTTTTGTGCGACTCGTCCGGCGCATGTAAATCTGAGTGAGGTTTTGTTGTTGCCGACGGATCAGTCGGGGCCGACTTTGGTACATCGACGGAGTTAA